The window CGGGACGAGTAGAGGGTATTGCACTGACATGGCTATAACCCTGCCGATCGGCAAAATAGATAAAAAACTGAAAAAATTAATTGCAGCAACAAAAAGATCTTTGGAAATTGCAATTAAACAATGCAGGCCGGGCAGACATTTGGGCGATATTGGATGGGCAATACAGAGTTATGTTGAAAAAAAAGGATTTAATGTTATTCGGGATTTGGTCGGGCACGGAATTGGCAAAAGTGTCCATGAAGATCCGCAGATTTTAAATTATGGCAAGAAAGGAACAGGTCTCGAACTTGTTGAGGGTATGGTTCTGGCAATTGAGCCGATGATTATAACTGGCAATTGGAAAATTGAAAAAACCGAAGACGGATTCGGCTTCCGATCCAAAGATTATAGCATTTCCGCCCATTTCGAACACACTATCGCGATTACAAAAAAAGGGACAAAAATACTCACATCGTGATATAATTTAAGTATGGAAAATAAAATACATTTATCTGTAGTGATACCTGCTTATAACGAGGAAAAAAGGATTGCAACCACGCTTTTAGATATTGATAAATATCTATCAGAGCAGAAATATGATTACGAAATTATCGTTATTAGCGATGGGTCAAAGGACAATACAGCACAAGTGGTGAACAAAATGGGAGAATTAATAAGAAATCTGCGCTTGATCGACAACAAAGAAAATCATGGCAAAGGTTGGGTGGTGAAGCAGGCGATGCTGGAAGCAAAAGGGAAATATAGATTATTTATGGACGCCGATAATTCAACACCAATCGACCATTTGGACGGGTTCTGGCCATACATCAAAAAGGATTACGATATTGTAATTGGCTCGATAGAAGTAAAGGGGGCAAAAATCAAAGAAACCGCTGCCTGGTACCGCCGATTACTAGGGAGATTAGCGAAATATATAATTCGAATCGTGACTGGTCTTTGGGAAATTCATGATTCTCAACGAGGGTTTAAGCTTTTTACCGATAAAGCAGTTGATCAGATTTTTCTCAAACAAACTCTCAATCGCTGGGGGTTTGATTTTGAAATCCTGTCATTGGCAAAAAAAATGGGATTCAAAACAAAAGAACTGCCAGTGGACTGGAATAACCCGCCAGGAGCGGTTACATTAATGAGCTATCTTAAAACTTTTTGGGAATTATTAAAAATTAAATGGAATTTTTTAACAGACAAATATAAGATAAATGAAAAAAAATAACTCCCAATATATTTCCGAATTAAGGCAGGACCCAGTCAGTGGAGATTGGATGATTGTGGCAACTGGCAGGGCAAAAAAACCGAATAGTTTCATCGGCGGCCGCCAGAAATTTGAGCAGAAAATTTCCGACTGTCCTTTTGAAAATCCGCAAATCACGGGTCACAGCGAACCGCTTTTAATTTATGGTAAGGGGAATAAATGGAGTTTACAGGTTATTAAAAACAAATTTCCAATTATAGGTTATGGCCAATGCCCAATATCTCATAAGGAAGGGCCATATACAGTAATGGAAGGAGTGGGTTTTCATGAAATTGTTATTACTCGCGACCATAAAAAACATCTGGCCTTGATGCCGGTTGAAAAAGTAGCGGAGGTTTTGAAAGCATACCAGGAACGTTATATTGCCTTAATGGATCACCAGTGCGTAAATTATGTTTTTATTTTCCACAATCACGGCAAAGAAGCAGGCGCATCAATCTCTCATCCTCATTCGCAGATAATTGCTCTAACTGTTTTACCCAGCGACGTTAAGCGCAGTTTAAGTGGCGCAAAAAGATATTATAAAGAGCATCACAAATGCGTTCATTGTGAAATGTTAAAATGCGAAAAAAAGGAAAAAAACCGATGCGTTTTTCATAATGAGCATTTTGTAGTTTTTTCGCCGTTTGTGCCGCGCGTTAATTTCGAATTAAGAATTTATCCCCGCAAACACCAGTCAAATTTTAAAGAAATAACCGAGGCCGAAAGAATGTCTTTGGGCGAAGCACT is drawn from Patescibacteria group bacterium and contains these coding sequences:
- the galT gene encoding galactose-1-phosphate uridylyltransferase, which encodes MKKNNSQYISELRQDPVSGDWMIVATGRAKKPNSFIGGRQKFEQKISDCPFENPQITGHSEPLLIYGKGNKWSLQVIKNKFPIIGYGQCPISHKEGPYTVMEGVGFHEIVITRDHKKHLALMPVEKVAEVLKAYQERYIALMDHQCVNYVFIFHNHGKEAGASISHPHSQIIALTVLPSDVKRSLSGAKRYYKEHHKCVHCEMLKCEKKEKNRCVFHNEHFVVFSPFVPRVNFELRIYPRKHQSNFKEITEAERMSLGEALQQALYRLYKGLKDPAYNFFIHTAPCDGRDYKYYHWHIEILPKTNTWAGIELGTGVEIISVKPEEVAKFLRGVKID
- a CDS encoding glycosyltransferase family 2 protein — translated: MHLSVVIPAYNEEKRIATTLLDIDKYLSEQKYDYEIIVISDGSKDNTAQVVNKMGELIRNLRLIDNKENHGKGWVVKQAMLEAKGKYRLFMDADNSTPIDHLDGFWPYIKKDYDIVIGSIEVKGAKIKETAAWYRRLLGRLAKYIIRIVTGLWEIHDSQRGFKLFTDKAVDQIFLKQTLNRWGFDFEILSLAKKMGFKTKELPVDWNNPPGAVTLMSYLKTFWELLKIKWNFLTDKYKINEKK
- the map gene encoding type I methionyl aminopeptidase, which gives rise to MVNIYIEKEIEIMKQGGSILAKIIKKVAKHAKPGITTKELDEVAQDLIFSYGVKPAFKGFNNYPAVLCASVNEEIVHAVPSNRKLKQGDLLTLDLGIRFPANGTSRGYCTDMAITLPIGKIDKKLKKLIAATKRSLEIAIKQCRPGRHLGDIGWAIQSYVEKKGFNVIRDLVGHGIGKSVHEDPQILNYGKKGTGLELVEGMVLAIEPMIITGNWKIEKTEDGFGFRSKDYSISAHFEHTIAITKKGTKILTS